The Candidatus Eremiobacteraceae bacterium genome includes the window TGGACGAGACCGCCGCGAAGGAGCGCCAGCGCCGCGTGCTCGATCGCATGGTCTCGCTGGGCGAGATCACGCAGGCGCAAGCCGATGAGGCCTCGGCCACGCAGCTGCGCTACGCCGCGGTCGCACCGCCGGGCGTGGAAGCATATAAGTATCCGTACTTCACCACCTACGTGATCGCGCAGCTCGAGAAGAACTTGGGCACCGATCAGATGTTGCACGGCGGCCTGACCGTCTACACGACGCTGGTGCCGCACATGCAGGACGTCGCGCAAAAAGCTGTCACCGAGCTGGTCGAGCAGGGCCGCAAAGAAGGCTACGGCATGCACGAGGGCGCGTTGGTCGCCGAAGATCCGCGCACCGGCGAGGTGTTGGCGATGGTCGGCGGCATCGGCTTTTCGGCCAAGAACCAGTTCAATCGCGCATGGCAGGCGCGCCGCCAGCCGGGCTCATCGTTCAAGGGCTACGTGTATTCCACCGCGGTCGACCGCGGCACGCCGGTCAGCTCGATCTACTCGGACTCGCCCGTGACCTATCCGGCGGGCGACGGCACGGAGTATAGCCCGAGCGACGACGATCATCGCTTCCTCGGACCGATGACGCTGCGCAAGGCGTTCGCGCTTTCGCGCAACGTCGTCGCGGTCAAACTCGCCTACGACGTCGGCATCGACAACGTCGTCCAATACGCCCACGCGATGGGCATCACCGAGGATCTTGAAGCCGACCTGTCGCTCGCGCTGGGCACGGCGGTCGTCTCGCCGCTCGACATGGTGTCGGGTTACTCGACGATCGCGGCTGGCGGGATCTATACGCCGCCGACAGCTATCCGCTACGTCACCGATCGCTACGGCACGGTCGTGCTCGACGAGCGGTATCCCAAGCGCAGCGTCGCGATGTCGTCCGGCGCGGCGTACATCATGACGACGTTGATGGAAAGCGTCATCCAAGAGGGCACCGGCTATCCGAACGCGATTATCGGCCGGCCGGCGGCAGGCAAGACGGGTACGACGTCGAGCTTCCGCGATGCATGGTTCGTCGGCTTCGTTCCGCAGCTCACGGCCGCCGTGTGGGTCGGCAACGACGATTACACGCCGATGGTCGAGTCCTACGGCGGCAATGTCCCCGCGCGCACGTGGGCGCGCTTCATGAAACAAGCGCTCGTCGGCGTGAAAGTCGAGGATTTCGTCCAGCCGCCCGACGTCGAACAGATCCGTCTGTGCGCCGGCGGCAATTACCGCGCGCCGGCGGGAGTGGGAGGCCGCGAAGAATATTTCTTGCCGGGCACGGCGCCGCTTGCGACGTGCGCGGTCCCCAAGCCGGTCGCGTCGCCGCAAAACGTCGGTGCGCAGGATAACGGGCCGGCGCCGGGCCCTGCCGGTTCACCGGCTCCCGCTGCCAGCGCTCCACCGGTCGATCCGAGTGCTCAACCTACCACTTCTCCCTAGCCCAGCCGCGCTGACCGTCTCGCAATTCTCGCGAGCGGTCGAAGGCGCGCTGTTCGAGGCGTTCCCATTTCCCGTGCGCGTGACCGGCGAGGTTTCGGGCGCGCACTTCGCGGCAGCCAGCGGCCATATGTATTTCGATCTCAAGGATCAATACGCGGTCGTGCGGTGCGTGTGCTGGGCGACGAGCCAGGCTTCATCGTATATCGCGGATGTGTGCGTTGACGGCGCGGCGCTTGAAGTGCTCGCCGACGTGCGCTCGTACGGCAAACGAAGCCAATACCAGTTGAGCGTGCTCGAAGCCGTGCCGGTCGGGCGAGGCCGTCTCTTCAGATTGTTCGAGCAGCTCAAAGCGAAGCTGCTCGCGGAGGGGCTGTTCGACGAAGCGCGCAAGCGCCCGATCCCCGCGTTCGTCACGAAGATCGCGATCGTCACGAGCCGCGACGGCATGGCGCTGCACGATTTCGTCACGACGGCGCGCAGCCGCGGCGCGCATGTCAGTATCACGCTGGTGCACGCGCCCGTGCAGGGCGAGGCCGCTGCGCCGGCGCTGGCAAGCGCGATCCGCCGCGCTGGGCGGCTCGACGTCGACGCCGTCGTCATCGCGCGAGGCGGTGGGTCGCTTGAGGATCTGTGGGCCTTCAACACCGAAGTCGTCGCGCGCGCGATCGTCGCCTGTGCACGGCCGGTCATCAGCGCGGTCGGCCACGAAGGCGACGTCACGATCGCAGACTTCGTCGCAGACCGGCGCGTCGCGACGCCGACGGCAGCCGCCGTCCTCGTCGCCGGCGAGCGGGCGAAACTTCTCGAACGTCTCGACGACCTTGCGGTCCGCCTCACGCGCCGGGTACGCGCGGCGCTCGCTTCGTCGACGCAGCGGGTGGATGAGCTCTGCGCAGCGTTGCGGCGCAGCGATCCGCGCCGCATCCTCGAAGAT containing:
- a CDS encoding PBP1A family penicillin-binding protein, with amino-acid sequence MKPRAARRLRIAAFILVCVTLVVLLAVVAGAIAVVSAFGQNLPDVDRLSEVDSATTTTRILARDGTVLARLYDKNRIYVPITGISPEMKEAIVASEDERFYEHRGVDVRSIVRAAVADFKHEQIQGASTITQQLARTLFLNRNRTIARKVQEALLAIELERYYTKDEILERYLNLIYFGAGAYGVQAASQAYFGKDASKLTLPEAAMLAGVVAAPSLYSPYVDETAAKERQRRVLDRMVSLGEITQAQADEASATQLRYAAVAPPGVEAYKYPYFTTYVIAQLEKNLGTDQMLHGGLTVYTTLVPHMQDVAQKAVTELVEQGRKEGYGMHEGALVAEDPRTGEVLAMVGGIGFSAKNQFNRAWQARRQPGSSFKGYVYSTAVDRGTPVSSIYSDSPVTYPAGDGTEYSPSDDDHRFLGPMTLRKAFALSRNVVAVKLAYDVGIDNVVQYAHAMGITEDLEADLSLALGTAVVSPLDMVSGYSTIAAGGIYTPPTAIRYVTDRYGTVVLDERYPKRSVAMSSGAAYIMTTLMESVIQEGTGYPNAIIGRPAAGKTGTTSSFRDAWFVGFVPQLTAAVWVGNDDYTPMVESYGGNVPARTWARFMKQALVGVKVEDFVQPPDVEQIRLCAGGNYRAPAGVGGREEYFLPGTAPLATCAVPKPVASPQNVGAQDNGPAPGPAGSPAPAASAPPVDPSAQPTTSP
- the xseA gene encoding exodeoxyribonuclease VII large subunit — translated: MLNLPLLPSPAALTVSQFSRAVEGALFEAFPFPVRVTGEVSGAHFAAASGHMYFDLKDQYAVVRCVCWATSQASSYIADVCVDGAALEVLADVRSYGKRSQYQLSVLEAVPVGRGRLFRLFEQLKAKLLAEGLFDEARKRPIPAFVTKIAIVTSRDGMALHDFVTTARSRGAHVSITLVHAPVQGEAAAPALASAIRRAGRLDVDAVVIARGGGSLEDLWAFNTEVVARAIVACARPVISAVGHEGDVTIADFVADRRVATPTAAAVLVAGERAKLLERLDDLAVRLTRRVRAALASSTQRVDELCAALRRSDPRRILEDLRRRTRDAQTSLRQTFARAQEERRGRLAGAAAGLRALGPYRTLARGYAIVFDDKGHVVTDARRTAVGQPIDVLLKAGALEAQVTGKEERDGRLDLEEED